The Streptomyces sp. NBC_01142 genome has a window encoding:
- a CDS encoding IS5 family transposase: protein MSQRKPYPSDLSDARWALIEPTLTAWRKARLDRRPTGQPAKVDLRDVFNAILYVNRTGIPWKYHPHDFPNHGTVYAYYAARRDEGILAQLNYDLTGLARVKEGRKPEPTASVIDTQSVKTSTNVPLTGQGTDVAKKIVGRKRGIATDTIGLILAVTVTAANLSENAVGIRLLNQAKKTYPSISKSWVDTGFKNAVVEHGADLGIDVEVVNRNPGVRGFHVVKMRWVVERSLGWIMMHRRLASDYETLPASSEAMIHIASIDNLAKRITDETTLTWRGTY from the coding sequence GTGAGTCAGCGCAAGCCGTACCCCAGCGACCTGTCCGACGCCCGATGGGCCTTGATCGAGCCGACGTTGACGGCCTGGAGAAAGGCCCGGCTCGACCGCAGGCCCACCGGCCAGCCGGCCAAGGTCGACCTCCGTGACGTGTTCAACGCGATTCTCTACGTCAACCGCACCGGAATCCCCTGGAAATACCACCCACACGACTTTCCGAACCACGGCACCGTCTACGCCTACTACGCCGCTCGGCGCGACGAGGGAATCCTTGCCCAGCTCAACTACGACCTGACCGGACTGGCCCGCGTGAAAGAGGGCCGAAAACCCGAACCGACGGCCTCCGTCATCGACACCCAGAGCGTGAAGACCTCCACCAACGTGCCCCTGACCGGCCAGGGAACGGACGTCGCCAAGAAGATCGTGGGCCGGAAGCGGGGCATCGCCACCGACACGATCGGCCTGATCCTCGCAGTGACCGTCACTGCCGCGAACCTCTCGGAAAACGCCGTAGGAATACGCCTTCTCAACCAGGCCAAGAAGACCTACCCCAGCATCTCCAAGAGCTGGGTCGACACCGGCTTCAAGAACGCCGTCGTCGAGCACGGCGCAGATCTCGGAATCGACGTCGAAGTCGTCAATAGAAACCCCGGAGTTCGCGGCTTTCATGTCGTGAAAATGCGCTGGGTTGTCGAGCGAAGTCTGGGTTGGATCATGATGCACAGGCGCCTCGCCAGCGACTACGAGACCCTCCCGGCCAGCTCCGAAGCGATGATCCATATCGCTTCGATCGACAACCTCGCCAAGCGTATAACGGACGAGACCACCCTCACCTGGCGAGGAACCTACTAG
- a CDS encoding IS630 family transposase, producing MAGSSGVELSVEQAAELRELVNSRDVPADMATRGRIVLWSSEGRRRKDIAELLGVSLPTVDRWKIRYAEQGLAGLEGERPGGAREQVPARVRARVIALTRMTPPDRTGLSHWSTRELAKYLERAENITVSWHYIARVWREESLKPHRLGTFKISKDPAFAEKVADVIGLYLAPPGGAVVLSIDEKTQIQALDRTQPVLPVAFAASEQRTADYVRHGTTNLFAALNVTTGEVLGECRPTRNGKDFLAFLKKAVKPYAGKDIHVVLDNLSTHTTPEVKEWLVKNRQVHFHFTPVGSSWLNQIEIWFGILTRQSIRRGTFSSVNVLIKQIRDYINSWNTTAKPFTWTATSGEVLAKVRLVATNVKKLVNNNSN from the coding sequence CAGTCGGGATGTTCCTGCGGACATGGCAACGCGGGGCCGGATCGTGCTGTGGTCGAGTGAGGGGCGTCGGCGCAAGGACATTGCCGAGCTGCTCGGGGTGTCGCTGCCGACCGTGGACCGCTGGAAGATCCGCTATGCCGAGCAGGGCCTGGCCGGGCTGGAAGGTGAGCGTCCTGGTGGCGCGCGGGAGCAGGTGCCGGCGCGGGTGCGGGCCCGGGTGATTGCGCTGACGCGCATGACGCCGCCGGACCGTACGGGGCTTTCGCACTGGTCCACGCGGGAGTTGGCGAAGTATCTGGAGCGGGCCGAGAACATCACCGTGTCCTGGCACTACATTGCGCGCGTCTGGCGGGAGGAGAGCCTGAAGCCGCACCGGTTGGGTACCTTCAAGATTTCCAAAGACCCCGCGTTCGCGGAGAAAGTGGCCGATGTGATCGGCCTGTATCTGGCTCCGCCGGGTGGCGCGGTGGTCCTCTCGATCGACGAGAAGACGCAGATCCAGGCTCTGGACCGGACCCAGCCGGTGCTGCCGGTCGCCTTCGCGGCGAGCGAGCAGCGCACCGCCGACTACGTCCGGCACGGCACCACGAACCTGTTCGCCGCCCTGAACGTGACCACCGGTGAAGTGCTCGGCGAGTGCAGGCCGACCCGGAACGGCAAGGATTTCCTGGCCTTCTTGAAGAAGGCGGTGAAACCGTACGCCGGGAAGGACATCCATGTCGTCCTGGACAACCTCTCGACGCACACCACACCCGAGGTCAAGGAGTGGCTGGTCAAGAACCGGCAAGTCCACTTCCATTTCACTCCCGTCGGTTCTTCGTGGCTGAACCAGATCGAGATCTGGTTCGGAATCCTCACCCGGCAATCCATCCGCCGCGGCACGTTCTCCAGCGTCAACGTCCTGATCAAACAGATCCGCGACTACATCAACTCCTGGAACACGACAGCGAAACCGTTCACCTGGACCGCGACCTCCGGCGAGGTCCTCGCGAAGGTCCGACTCGTCGCGACCAACGTGAAGAAACTCGTCAATAACAACTCGAACTGA